The DNA window CGTTGTATGAGTGATGCCCCTTTTCCCGACTGTTTCTCACATAGTTCAACAAATTGATAAAGCCAATTCTGCGTTTGAATTACCGGCAAATTTCTCATCCTTTTTCATTATTTTCTTTTATCATATGTTTTGGATTCCTCTTTGTTTGTTGAAACCTGAAATTATCACCATACTTTTATTCTCTAGACAATTGTCTATTATGCAATACTATCAACCGCATATGTTAATAGAACATACATGTATGTAAATAGTCTTGAAAGGAGGAAGAACATGAATCAAGCTGCATTATATAATCAATGTTGTAGATATCATGGGCAGCGAGTGAGAATTACTTGTCGAGATGGTAGTGTTCATGTGGGGGAAATTACTAAAATTAATAGAAATATGGTCTGGATTAGACCAGATGATAATCTTGGTGGTTATGGTTTAGGATTCTTCGGATTTAGAGGATTTGCATTTGGATTTGGCATCGCACTTGGTGCCATTACCGGAATCGCCCTTGCTTCAGCATTTTTTTGGTAATACAAATAATATTCCATTCAAAATAATTTCACGATGTCAGAACAAATACCTTACACCCATAAAAATGAACTTCCCATTAACTTATAAATTGAAAAGGGAATGGGTTATCAAAGATACTCAGTTCCCTTTTTATTATTAAGAATTAATTAGCCGCTTTCCTCGCTCCAATTGATGACTTTTGAGTCCAAAATACTGACTTCTCCTAGACTCAAAATATGAGGTATATATACAAACATTCCAAAATTGTTCCCCTTTTTATGTTCTTCTTCAAAATATGTTACAGTATCATTCGGGATATGAGTTAATTCATTGAAACTTTCTACATCAATGAATTTAATATCGTTACTATCTATTTCTGCAGATGGACCTTTGTCATTTTCTTTTAGATATAAATAAACTGCGTTTTTATTATTCATTAGATTTTTAGTTGGTATTTTGTAAAATAATATATTCGTCTTAATATTTACACCAACCGTTTTCAGTGCTCGAAATACATGATGAGGATGAAGTGGCAAAAAAAAGATTACATCATTCCACAAGCAATCTAGTTTGGGAATTCTGCGCACCAGAAGTTTTTCGCGATCAGGATGTGTTCGATACTTCTTTGCATACGCTTGATAAAGTTCTTCATCTATCTCTTTCAAACTATTTAAAGATATCAACTTGTCATTCATCATTTTATTTGGAACCATTTGCTAGACATAATCCATAGCATCTTTCCCCCTAGCAAAAGGTTTATAACTAATATGATTCACTTAGAATAGATATTTTAAGAATCGAATTATCATTCTTGGTACAAAAATTAACATGTTCCAAAGCAATTCTCCAATAATTGAATCACGAACCTCAGCGAGAAATCCTTCTTTCTCTCTCTTTTTCTTTTCTTTCATGCCTTATCCTCTTTCTATCTCCTTATATTTCTCCATCTCAGTAGTAAATGTTTTGCCAATTAAGTATGTTACTAATGGTAGAGGAATATTATCCTGTCGCAAAAATTTGGTGCAAGTTTACAAATGAATTTTTTCATTAACAGTTCCCTAACAACTAGTCTTGTCAATGAATCAATTTTTTAAGACAATTAAATAGAGTTTACAAGATTCTGACATTGTAATATAATTTAGATTAATAT is part of the Psychrobacillus sp. FSL H8-0483 genome and encodes:
- a CDS encoding group-specific protein, with the translated sequence MVPNKMMNDKLISLNSLKEIDEELYQAYAKKYRTHPDREKLLVRRIPKLDCLWNDVIFFLPLHPHHVFRALKTVGVNIKTNILFYKIPTKNLMNNKNAVYLYLKENDKGPSAEIDSNDIKFIDVESFNELTHIPNDTVTYFEEEHKKGNNFGMFVYIPHILSLGEVSILDSKVINWSEESG